A window of Corallococcus macrosporus DSM 14697 contains these coding sequences:
- the hpf gene encoding ribosome hibernation-promoting factor, HPF/YfiA family: MQFNITFRQFGASDSLKEYAREKVERVNRLLDRAGEAHVVLSLERHLHHADITIHSGAWVLRGRDKSDDMYASIDLAMDKIERQLRRYRDKLKTHHGRERVHHRQDLVEQLRVRHAVFELPDADDVTSLAEASTSEAAPKPAVVVAAPPPAPAQAAREVRATHLTVKPLTVDDAVMQMNLMNNDFYVFHNVESESLCIVYRRKDGQYGLIEPHAPAVAATGT, from the coding sequence ATGCAGTTCAACATCACCTTCCGTCAGTTCGGAGCGTCCGATTCCCTCAAGGAGTACGCACGCGAGAAGGTCGAAAGGGTGAACCGGTTGCTGGACCGAGCCGGCGAGGCCCATGTGGTCCTGTCGTTGGAGCGCCACCTCCACCACGCGGACATCACCATCCACTCCGGCGCGTGGGTCCTGCGGGGCCGCGACAAGAGCGATGACATGTACGCGTCCATCGACCTGGCGATGGACAAAATCGAGCGCCAGCTCCGGCGCTACCGCGACAAGCTGAAGACGCACCACGGCCGTGAGCGCGTCCACCACCGGCAGGACCTGGTGGAGCAGCTCCGGGTCCGCCACGCCGTGTTCGAGCTCCCCGACGCGGACGACGTGACGTCGCTCGCCGAGGCCTCCACGAGCGAGGCCGCGCCGAAGCCCGCCGTCGTCGTGGCCGCCCCGCCTCCCGCGCCAGCGCAGGCCGCCCGCGAGGTGCGCGCCACCCACCTCACCGTCAAGCCGCTCACGGTGGATGATGCGGTGATGCAGATGAACCTGATGAACAACGACTTCTACGTCTTCCACAACGTGGAGTCGGAGTCGCTGTGCATCGTCTACCGGCGCAAGGATGGCCAGTACGGCCTCATCGAGCCGCACGCCCCGGCGGTCGCCGCCACGGGGACCTGA
- a CDS encoding PTS sugar transporter subunit IIA — translation MRIAEFLSPQAVIADMQSRTKPEVLRELSATLVRAHPQLSSDRLVEVLREREKLGSTGIGEGVAIPHGKLPGMSQLQAAFGVSRAGVDFEAIDGKPTQLFFALVAPENSAGVHLKALARISRLFKNPRFRAAILEAPTAADIHALIVQEDARP, via the coding sequence GTGAGAATCGCCGAGTTCCTCAGCCCCCAAGCCGTCATCGCCGACATGCAGTCGCGGACGAAGCCCGAGGTGTTGCGCGAGTTGAGCGCCACGCTGGTGCGCGCCCATCCGCAGCTCTCCTCGGACCGGCTGGTGGAGGTGCTGCGCGAGCGCGAGAAGCTGGGCAGCACCGGCATCGGCGAGGGCGTGGCCATCCCCCACGGCAAGCTGCCGGGCATGTCGCAGCTCCAGGCCGCCTTCGGCGTGTCGCGCGCGGGCGTGGACTTCGAGGCCATTGACGGCAAGCCCACCCAGCTCTTCTTCGCCCTGGTGGCGCCGGAGAACAGCGCGGGCGTCCACCTCAAGGCCCTGGCCCGCATCTCCCGCCTCTTCAAGAATCCGCGTTTCCGGGCCGCCATCCTCGAGGCGCCCACGGCCGCGGACATCCACGCCCTCATCGTCCAGGAAGACGCGCGGCCTTGA
- the dtd gene encoding D-aminoacyl-tRNA deacylase translates to MKAVVQRVLEASVTVEGHRVSEMGPGLLVLLGVGKGDTEADVAWMVEKLATLRIFEDAAGKMNLSLEDTSRQLIVVSQFTLYGDARKGRRPSFIDAMEPVGAKALYERACELLRQRGLTVGTGVFAADMKVALVNDGPVTLLLESPGPAAPRG, encoded by the coding sequence ATGAAGGCAGTGGTGCAGCGCGTGCTGGAGGCGTCGGTGACGGTGGAAGGGCACCGGGTGAGCGAGATGGGCCCGGGCCTGCTGGTGCTGCTGGGCGTGGGCAAGGGCGACACGGAGGCGGACGTGGCGTGGATGGTGGAGAAGCTGGCCACGCTGCGCATCTTCGAGGACGCCGCGGGGAAGATGAACCTGTCGCTGGAGGACACGTCCAGGCAGCTCATCGTCGTCAGCCAGTTCACGCTCTACGGCGACGCGCGCAAGGGCCGCAGGCCCAGCTTCATCGACGCGATGGAGCCCGTGGGGGCCAAGGCCCTCTATGAGCGCGCCTGCGAGCTGCTGCGCCAGCGCGGCCTGACGGTGGGCACCGGCGTCTTCGCCGCGGACATGAAGGTGGCGCTCGTCAACGACGGGCCCGTCACCCTGCTGCTGGAGAGCCCCGGCCCCGCCGCGCCCAGGGGTTAG
- the dacB gene encoding D-alanyl-D-alanine carboxypeptidase/D-alanyl-D-alanine-endopeptidase, with protein sequence MQVHRASSILAASAILFLSLSHAAHAAPAVSAEKRADREALKSALLEVLQRAPLKASRMGVHMQSLDDGAVVFSHNADELLNPASNVKLVTSAAALAALGPEFRYDTEFLVEPELGADGKVKTLYVRGKGDPSMTTERLWGIVAELWNAGIREVGEIVVDDSWFDAERTPPGYDQEDTDRAYMAPTGAVSLNWNAVAIYLRPGSAPGAKGLVAVEPPSDFFVVENQLTTGARRARRVFVKSDAAGLRQKIVVRGQLPVERTGAVSVWKKIDNPPMYFGQSLKQMMVMRGVKMRGRVKLGKTSTKARMLHVSQSDTFDVLLKRLNKLSSNFVAEQLLKTMGAEMRGAPGSFAKGVDVVEQFLERDVGIPRGTYVMKNGSGLNDANRFSATQLNKLLRHMVQRFPFAPEYLSSVPIAGKDGTLKYRFEGSDAVGRLRAKTGTLESVSALSGYVTSAGGERFTFSIMANDFAGRAGPIVAGLDALGAAVAATGSSLGPSTAVAALADSGRPAGAVDDVAARIKTYLDLGAQRDQRNIGFLRTAWRSERDPAVRAVLAESLYQSNPHDYLGARTLLDSYAATAEVYGRLKDVARVLSVEVPGVSSMVELAAGGNAEALARVLELAGAAGSDAQAQGEMAEALGEVARTAPEELVVALRAASAGDRDACTTLLARALVQAGQSDHPFWKSLRRTLGASDPRLATFAKGLDSTLSQKVAEARAPVKTPEGFTPVEVVAPAGNAPESSTADNRPGG encoded by the coding sequence GTGCAGGTCCATCGAGCCAGCTCCATCTTGGCCGCATCGGCCATCCTTTTCCTGTCGCTTTCTCACGCCGCGCACGCCGCGCCCGCCGTCTCCGCGGAGAAACGCGCGGACCGCGAGGCGCTGAAGTCCGCGCTGTTGGAGGTGCTCCAGCGCGCGCCGCTGAAGGCCAGCCGCATGGGCGTGCACATGCAGAGCCTGGATGACGGTGCGGTGGTGTTCAGCCACAACGCGGACGAGCTGCTCAACCCCGCCTCCAACGTGAAGCTGGTGACGTCCGCCGCCGCGCTGGCGGCCCTGGGGCCGGAGTTCCGCTACGACACCGAGTTCCTGGTGGAGCCGGAGCTGGGCGCGGACGGCAAGGTGAAGACGCTCTACGTGCGCGGCAAGGGCGACCCGTCCATGACGACGGAGCGCCTGTGGGGCATCGTCGCGGAGCTGTGGAACGCGGGCATCCGCGAGGTGGGCGAAATCGTGGTGGACGACTCCTGGTTCGACGCCGAGCGCACGCCGCCCGGCTATGACCAGGAGGACACGGACCGCGCCTACATGGCGCCCACCGGCGCGGTGAGCCTCAACTGGAACGCGGTGGCCATCTACCTGCGGCCCGGCAGCGCCCCGGGCGCCAAGGGCCTGGTGGCGGTGGAGCCGCCCAGCGACTTCTTCGTGGTGGAGAACCAGCTCACCACCGGGGCGCGCCGCGCGCGCCGGGTGTTCGTGAAGTCGGACGCCGCGGGACTCCGGCAGAAGATTGTCGTGCGCGGCCAGCTCCCGGTGGAGCGCACCGGCGCCGTCAGCGTCTGGAAGAAGATTGACAACCCGCCCATGTACTTCGGCCAGTCGCTCAAGCAGATGATGGTGATGCGCGGCGTGAAGATGCGGGGCCGGGTGAAGCTGGGCAAGACGTCCACCAAGGCCCGCATGCTGCACGTGTCGCAGTCGGACACGTTCGACGTGCTCCTCAAGCGCCTCAACAAGCTGTCCAGCAACTTCGTGGCCGAGCAGCTCCTGAAGACGATGGGCGCGGAGATGCGGGGCGCGCCGGGCTCCTTCGCCAAGGGCGTGGACGTGGTGGAGCAGTTCCTGGAGCGCGACGTGGGCATCCCCCGCGGCACCTACGTGATGAAGAACGGCAGCGGCCTCAACGACGCCAACCGCTTCTCCGCCACGCAGCTCAACAAGCTGCTGCGGCACATGGTGCAGCGCTTCCCCTTCGCGCCGGAGTACCTGTCGTCGGTGCCCATCGCCGGCAAGGACGGCACGCTGAAGTACCGCTTCGAGGGCAGCGACGCGGTGGGCCGGCTGCGCGCCAAGACGGGCACGCTGGAGAGCGTGTCCGCGCTGAGCGGCTACGTCACGAGCGCGGGTGGAGAGCGCTTCACCTTCTCCATCATGGCCAACGACTTCGCGGGCCGCGCGGGCCCCATCGTCGCGGGCCTGGACGCGCTGGGCGCGGCGGTGGCCGCCACCGGCTCCAGCCTGGGGCCCTCCACGGCGGTGGCCGCGCTGGCGGACAGTGGCCGTCCCGCGGGCGCCGTGGATGACGTGGCCGCCCGCATCAAGACGTACCTGGACCTGGGCGCCCAGCGCGACCAGCGCAACATCGGCTTCCTGCGCACCGCCTGGCGCAGCGAGCGCGACCCGGCCGTGCGCGCGGTGCTGGCGGAGAGCCTCTACCAGTCCAACCCGCACGACTACCTGGGCGCGCGCACGCTGCTGGACAGCTACGCGGCCACCGCTGAAGTCTATGGCCGGCTGAAGGACGTGGCGCGGGTGCTGTCCGTGGAGGTGCCGGGCGTCAGCAGCATGGTGGAGCTGGCGGCGGGCGGGAACGCGGAGGCGCTCGCCCGCGTGCTGGAGCTGGCCGGCGCGGCGGGCTCGGACGCGCAGGCGCAGGGCGAGATGGCGGAGGCCCTGGGCGAGGTGGCTCGCACCGCGCCGGAGGAGCTGGTGGTGGCGCTGCGGGCCGCCAGCGCCGGGGACCGGGACGCGTGCACCACGTTGCTGGCGCGCGCGCTGGTGCAGGCGGGCCAGTCGGACCACCCCTTCTGGAAGTCCCTGCGCCGCACGCTGGGCGCGTCCGACCCGCGGCTGGCGACCTTCGCCAAGGGCCTGGATTCCACGCTGTCGCAGAAGGTGGCGGAGGCCAGGGCCCCGGTGAAGACGCCGGAGGGCTTCACCCCGGTGGAGGTGGTGGCGCCCGCGGGCAACGCGCCAGAGTCCTCCACCGCCGACAACCGCCCGGGCGGGTAG
- a CDS encoding single-stranded DNA-binding protein produces the protein MAGGVNKVILIGNLGADPEVRFTPGGQAVANFRIATSESWVDKNGQKQERTEWHRIVVWGKLAELCGEYLKKGRQCYVEGRLQTREWTDKENRKNYTTEVVANAVTFLGGGGRDAGDGMGGGGGGGGRRQFSQQRGGDNNDYGQPPPDDMGGGHGGHGGGDDDIPF, from the coding sequence ATGGCTGGAGGCGTGAACAAGGTCATCCTCATCGGCAACCTCGGGGCGGACCCGGAGGTCCGGTTCACTCCCGGCGGTCAGGCGGTCGCCAACTTCCGCATCGCCACCAGCGAGAGCTGGGTCGACAAGAATGGCCAGAAGCAGGAGCGGACCGAATGGCACCGCATCGTCGTCTGGGGAAAGCTCGCGGAGCTCTGCGGCGAGTACCTGAAGAAGGGACGGCAGTGCTACGTGGAGGGCCGCCTGCAGACGCGCGAGTGGACGGACAAGGAGAACCGGAAGAACTACACCACCGAGGTGGTGGCCAACGCCGTGACGTTCCTCGGCGGTGGCGGGCGTGACGCCGGGGACGGCATGGGCGGTGGAGGCGGGGGTGGGGGACGCCGGCAGTTCTCCCAGCAGCGCGGGGGCGACAACAACGACTACGGTCAGCCTCCCCCGGACGACATGGGCGGCGGCCACGGTGGCCATGGCGGCGGCGACGACGACATCCCCTTCTAG
- a CDS encoding succinate dehydrogenase: protein MSTQAAAAVETTKTPLLKSRLGSFLAVIPLSVWVVNHLWDNLSAFNGADAWQKSVTTYANPFSQVFTFIIVLLPLLLHTGWGLVRLFSFKPNNVRYNNYGNLKYILQRLSAVGVLAFLGAHIWLAFLYPRLVLGHPEAFDDIAREMRYHVPTLVVYLLGTLGTSFHLANGLQGFAMGWGLLSSERSMRKFEPVVIILFLVLTAMSWAVIYALYNAGAALSPVGATPP, encoded by the coding sequence ATGAGCACCCAAGCCGCTGCCGCCGTAGAGACGACAAAGACACCGCTCCTCAAGTCCCGCCTGGGCTCGTTCCTCGCGGTCATCCCCCTGTCCGTCTGGGTCGTCAACCACCTGTGGGACAACCTCTCCGCCTTCAACGGCGCGGACGCCTGGCAGAAGTCGGTGACGACCTACGCCAACCCGTTCTCCCAGGTCTTCACCTTCATCATCGTCCTGCTGCCGCTGCTGCTGCACACCGGCTGGGGCCTCGTGCGCCTGTTCAGCTTCAAGCCGAACAACGTGCGCTACAACAACTACGGGAACCTCAAGTACATCCTCCAGCGCCTCAGCGCGGTGGGCGTGCTGGCCTTCCTGGGCGCCCACATCTGGCTGGCCTTCCTCTACCCGCGGCTGGTGCTGGGTCACCCGGAGGCCTTCGACGACATCGCCCGGGAGATGCGCTACCACGTCCCCACCCTGGTCGTTTACCTGCTGGGCACGCTGGGCACCTCGTTCCACCTGGCCAACGGCCTCCAGGGCTTCGCCATGGGCTGGGGCCTGCTCTCCAGCGAGCGCTCCATGCGCAAGTTCGAGCCGGTGGTCATCATCCTGTTCCTCGTCCTCACGGCGATGAGCTGGGCGGTCATCTACGCGCTCTACAACGCGGGCGCCGCCCTCAGCCCCGTGGGCGCCACCCCTCCGTGA
- a CDS encoding Hsp33 family molecular chaperone HslO translates to MSDELVSGMLKNTDLRVVLATTTELSRQARATHGTAPAAAALLSQALTAAALMGALQKSDSRINIQVECDGPLRGLFVDGDTSGLVRGYVKNAHVEYAGGDSQYHWRPVLGNKGFLSVLRDLGGGEYYRSAVELEAFDLAADLERYFKQSDQLPSHVLLAQLPVGGEAEPLGHVAGLLVQPLPGADMTAFAELGERLRRDFAPALQARSAEGATAVLRALLPESDFEVMSRYPLRFGCSCSKDRVLRALLAMGREELTDLLEKEGQAEATCQFCTTRYVIPGEEIRGMLERGGI, encoded by the coding sequence ATGTCCGACGAGCTTGTCAGTGGAATGTTGAAGAACACGGACCTGCGCGTGGTGCTCGCCACCACGACGGAGCTGTCGCGCCAGGCGCGCGCCACCCACGGCACCGCGCCCGCGGCCGCCGCGCTCCTGTCGCAGGCCCTCACCGCCGCCGCCCTGATGGGGGCCCTCCAGAAGAGCGACTCCCGCATCAACATCCAGGTGGAGTGCGACGGGCCCCTGCGCGGCCTCTTCGTGGACGGGGACACCAGCGGGCTGGTCCGCGGGTACGTGAAGAACGCCCACGTGGAGTACGCCGGTGGCGACAGCCAGTACCACTGGCGGCCGGTGCTGGGGAACAAGGGCTTCCTGTCCGTGCTGCGGGATTTGGGCGGCGGTGAGTACTACCGCTCCGCGGTGGAGCTGGAGGCCTTCGACCTGGCCGCCGACCTGGAGCGCTACTTCAAGCAGTCGGATCAGCTCCCGTCGCACGTGCTGCTGGCGCAGCTCCCGGTGGGCGGGGAGGCGGAGCCGCTGGGCCACGTCGCCGGCCTGCTCGTCCAGCCGCTGCCCGGCGCTGACATGACGGCCTTCGCTGAGCTGGGTGAGCGGCTGCGCCGCGACTTCGCGCCCGCGCTCCAGGCGCGCAGCGCGGAGGGGGCCACGGCCGTGTTGCGCGCGCTGCTGCCGGAGTCCGACTTCGAGGTGATGTCCCGCTACCCGCTCCGCTTTGGTTGTTCGTGCAGCAAGGACCGCGTGCTGCGCGCCCTGCTGGCCATGGGGCGTGAGGAATTGACGGACCTGTTGGAGAAGGAAGGACAGGCGGAGGCGACGTGCCAGTTCTGCACGACGCGCTATGTCATTCCTGGCGAGGAAATCCGCGGCATGTTGGAGCGCGGCGGCATTTGA
- a CDS encoding Leu/Phe/Val dehydrogenase: MSYFTQLLEGGYEAVHLLSDSKTGLRAIVGMHNTRLGPGLGGTRALSTYTSEEEAVADALRLSRGMTYKAALAGLPHGGGKAVIMLPRGDFDRERLFESFGRAVESLGGRYITTEDSGTSPDDMEHVRRHTKYVVGLKERSGDPSPVTAYGVARAMEATAKHLFGSPDLKGLRVTVLGVGHVGMYLVKELHQRGARVWVSDLNPASVQQAVTQYGATAVDADALHRMEADIYAPCALGGAINDATLPLLNVKAVCGAANNQLLTSRHGEQLSRRGILYVPDYAANAGGLINVAQEWAGYDRDKAYARASHIYDTIDALLARSKESGLRPEQVADRMVEERLAG; the protein is encoded by the coding sequence ATGAGCTACTTCACGCAGTTGCTTGAGGGCGGCTACGAAGCCGTCCACTTGTTGAGTGATTCCAAGACGGGCCTGCGTGCCATTGTAGGCATGCACAACACGCGGCTCGGTCCGGGGTTGGGCGGCACCCGCGCGCTGTCCACCTACACCAGCGAGGAGGAGGCCGTCGCGGACGCGCTCCGCCTGTCGCGCGGAATGACATACAAGGCCGCGCTCGCGGGCCTGCCGCATGGTGGCGGCAAGGCGGTCATCATGTTGCCGCGCGGCGACTTCGACCGTGAGAGGCTCTTCGAGTCCTTTGGCCGCGCGGTGGAGTCCCTGGGCGGGCGCTACATCACCACCGAGGACAGCGGCACCAGCCCGGACGACATGGAGCACGTGCGCCGGCACACGAAGTACGTCGTGGGCTTGAAGGAGCGCAGCGGGGACCCGTCGCCGGTGACGGCGTATGGCGTGGCGCGCGCCATGGAGGCCACGGCGAAGCACCTCTTCGGCAGCCCGGACCTGAAGGGCCTGCGCGTCACCGTGCTGGGCGTGGGGCACGTGGGCATGTACCTGGTGAAGGAGCTGCACCAGCGCGGCGCCCGGGTGTGGGTGAGCGACCTCAACCCCGCCAGCGTGCAGCAGGCCGTGACGCAGTACGGCGCCACCGCGGTGGACGCTGACGCACTGCATCGGATGGAGGCGGACATCTACGCCCCCTGCGCGCTGGGCGGCGCCATCAACGACGCCACCCTGCCGCTGCTGAACGTGAAGGCGGTGTGCGGCGCGGCCAACAACCAGCTCCTCACCTCGCGTCATGGGGAGCAGCTCTCGCGGCGCGGCATCCTCTACGTGCCTGACTACGCCGCCAACGCCGGAGGCCTCATCAACGTGGCCCAGGAGTGGGCGGGCTATGACCGGGACAAGGCGTATGCCCGCGCGTCCCACATCTACGACACCATCGACGCGCTGCTGGCGCGCTCGAAGGAGTCCGGCCTGCGCCCCGAACAGGTGGCGGACCGGATGGTCGAGGAGCGGCTGGCCGGCTGA